The Nitrospira sp. KM1 genome includes a window with the following:
- a CDS encoding TonB-dependent receptor: MNVSIRTHRRLAGTMMRRLGLLCAVSMSMVVPGLAAPNATTHATAKQTLVAQANVARPFDIPAQPLEDALATFGLQSGLQVTVDSALASGVTSESMQGNYVPQDALQHLLQGTGLTYRFTSPDTVIVERDSSSGIVPGVMGAAAAGAAAGAAAASNGDSSGGMAGQKPIKVPEIVVKDVKHREELPPEYPGGDVATGGRLGVLGNRDIMDTPFNQTNYTSKVIQNQQIRYMADVLNNDPTARASASESTGADDFSIRGFAVNNQDILFNGLYGVAPSFFNSMMAESIERVEVLKGPSALLSGVAPGGSIGGMINLVPKRAGLEPLTQFTGTYISSTQFGGHADLSRRYGSEKQFGVRLNGVYRTGDTAIDNQSRESALMALGLDYQGKKFRLAADLGYQYQNIQGMRDFTTVVAGVPVPQPPNVRSNYDGPYDFSKPTVYYGTLRGEYDLTDNLSAFVAAGGSERSTRYSLVNRTIINPQGDLSAANFASLNADRTSAWTVETGLQGRFATGPVKHQMVLAYTTLHRDWRRASVPIPRPASNIYNPNFGPAPNLALQPDPNYGKPLQEAVLSGATLADTLSILDERVQLTAGARFQMIDIQQFNFTTGVRTSNYEKDKATPMVGLVVKPWKHVSLYANYIEGLQQGPTAPLTAANAGEVFAPFVAKQYEVGSKVDFGRFGTTLAFYQIAQPTGFVNPTANIFGVDGEQRHRGMDFNVFGEVTEGVRLLGGAAYIDSELTKTQGGVNDGHRGIGVPTWRLVLGGEWDTPFLPGFTVFARGTRNSSMFLDAANTQEIPSWARLDLGARYMFLQPNGKPVTIRANVTNALNSGYWDSNTFGQLTLSDPRIFWLSATVDF; the protein is encoded by the coding sequence ATGAACGTGTCCATACGAACGCACCGGCGGCTTGCCGGGACAATGATGAGAAGATTGGGCCTGCTCTGTGCGGTGTCGATGAGCATGGTCGTACCGGGCTTGGCTGCACCGAACGCGACGACTCACGCAACGGCAAAGCAGACGCTAGTCGCTCAAGCCAACGTGGCACGACCGTTCGATATTCCCGCTCAACCCTTGGAGGACGCCTTGGCGACGTTCGGTCTCCAATCGGGTCTTCAAGTGACTGTGGATTCTGCGCTCGCGTCCGGCGTGACGTCAGAGTCGATGCAGGGGAATTATGTACCGCAGGACGCCTTGCAGCACTTGCTGCAGGGAACAGGACTGACCTACCGTTTCACCAGCCCTGACACGGTCATCGTCGAGCGCGATTCCTCGTCCGGCATCGTGCCGGGCGTGATGGGAGCTGCGGCCGCTGGTGCCGCGGCAGGAGCAGCCGCTGCCTCCAACGGCGACTCTTCCGGCGGCATGGCCGGCCAGAAGCCGATCAAAGTGCCCGAGATCGTCGTAAAGGATGTGAAACATCGTGAGGAATTGCCGCCGGAATATCCGGGAGGGGATGTCGCTACCGGCGGTAGGCTCGGTGTCTTAGGGAACCGCGACATCATGGACACGCCGTTTAACCAAACCAATTACACTTCGAAAGTGATTCAGAACCAGCAGATTCGCTATATGGCCGATGTCCTCAATAACGATCCGACGGCGCGCGCGAGCGCCTCTGAATCCACCGGCGCGGACGACTTCAGCATCCGCGGATTTGCCGTTAATAACCAGGACATTCTCTTCAATGGCCTGTACGGCGTCGCACCTTCATTCTTCAACTCCATGATGGCTGAATCGATCGAACGCGTTGAAGTGCTGAAGGGGCCGTCGGCTTTACTCAGCGGAGTCGCTCCGGGCGGCAGTATCGGGGGCATGATCAATTTGGTGCCGAAGCGTGCTGGGCTCGAACCCCTGACCCAATTCACCGGCACTTATATTTCAAGCACGCAGTTCGGAGGACATGCCGACCTCTCCAGGCGTTATGGTTCGGAGAAGCAGTTCGGCGTTCGCCTCAACGGTGTCTACCGAACCGGTGACACGGCCATTGACAATCAATCTCGAGAATCTGCGTTGATGGCACTAGGGCTAGATTATCAGGGTAAGAAATTTCGTCTGGCAGCAGACCTCGGGTATCAGTATCAGAACATACAGGGCATGCGAGACTTCACGACGGTCGTGGCAGGAGTGCCAGTTCCCCAACCACCCAACGTCCGGAGCAACTATGACGGTCCATATGATTTCAGCAAGCCGACGGTCTATTACGGTACGTTGCGCGGTGAATATGACTTGACCGACAACTTGTCGGCGTTCGTTGCCGCAGGCGGCAGCGAACGGAGTACACGCTACAGCTTGGTGAACCGGACGATCATCAATCCTCAAGGCGATTTGTCAGCTGCCAACTTTGCCAGCTTGAATGCCGACCGGACGTCCGCCTGGACAGTAGAAACCGGCCTGCAGGGTCGCTTCGCCACGGGCCCCGTGAAGCATCAGATGGTCTTGGCCTACACCACTCTTCACAGGGACTGGCGGCGTGCCAGTGTCCCGATTCCCCGGCCCGCATCGAACATCTACAATCCGAATTTCGGACCGGCACCGAATTTGGCATTGCAGCCGGATCCTAATTATGGGAAACCGTTGCAAGAGGCGGTGCTTTCGGGCGCCACGTTGGCGGACACGCTCTCCATCCTCGATGAACGGGTGCAATTGACGGCGGGGGCACGTTTTCAGATGATCGACATACAGCAATTCAACTTCACGACAGGCGTCAGGACCTCCAATTACGAAAAAGACAAGGCCACACCTATGGTTGGTTTGGTCGTCAAACCCTGGAAGCACGTATCGCTCTACGCCAACTACATCGAAGGTTTGCAGCAAGGTCCTACGGCTCCACTGACTGCAGCCAATGCCGGCGAGGTCTTTGCGCCTTTCGTGGCTAAGCAATACGAGGTCGGCAGCAAGGTTGACTTCGGCCGCTTCGGCACGACCTTAGCGTTTTATCAGATTGCCCAACCGACCGGCTTCGTCAATCCAACAGCCAACATCTTTGGGGTAGATGGTGAACAGCGTCATCGCGGCATGGATTTTAATGTCTTTGGTGAGGTGACAGAGGGGGTTCGGTTACTGGGCGGCGCGGCCTATATCGATTCGGAATTGACCAAGACGCAAGGCGGGGTCAACGACGGTCACAGAGGAATAGGGGTCCCCACGTGGCGGTTAGTACTGGGCGGGGAATGGGATACACCCTTCCTTCCTGGATTTACCGTTTTTGCCCGTGGCACTCGCAATAGCTCCATGTTTCTAGATGCGGCCAACACCCAAGAAATTCCAAGTTGGGCAAGACTGGATCTCGGCGCACGCTACATGTTCCTCCAACCGAACGGAAAGCCAGTGACGATCAGGGCCAACGTGACCAACGCTCTCAATAGTGGTTATTGGGATAGTAACACTTTCGGCCAACTGACATTGAGCGATCCACGAATATTCTGGCTGTCGGCGACCGTCGATTTCTGA
- a CDS encoding sigma-70 family RNA polymerase sigma factor, which translates to MDDEQQKLELYLNHRGELINYAAGIVGCRMMAEDVVQEAYLRFHRPSERPDVTTPVGYLFRIVRNLAVDWARRLALERRHVDIVEDPPAVAEDRATPEETASHRQELALVLEALAELPDRTRQALEMHRFGGMTLEEIGRRLEISPALAHGLIHKALIHCQARLRTKNPDR; encoded by the coding sequence ATGGACGACGAGCAGCAGAAGCTTGAGCTCTATCTCAATCATCGGGGCGAGCTGATCAACTATGCAGCCGGTATCGTTGGCTGCCGTATGATGGCCGAGGACGTCGTGCAGGAAGCCTATTTACGTTTTCACAGGCCGAGTGAGCGTCCGGATGTCACGACACCCGTTGGATATCTTTTTCGCATCGTCCGCAATCTGGCTGTGGATTGGGCTCGGCGCCTCGCATTGGAGCGGCGGCATGTCGATATCGTAGAGGACCCGCCGGCCGTGGCCGAAGACCGCGCGACGCCGGAAGAAACCGCGAGTCATCGGCAGGAGTTGGCGTTGGTGCTGGAGGCGCTGGCGGAGCTTCCCGACCGGACACGCCAGGCGCTGGAGATGCACCGGTTCGGCGGGATGACATTGGAGGAGATCGGCCGAAGGTTGGAAATTTCTCCGGCTCTGGCTCATGGATTGATCCACAAAGCCTTGATCCATTGTCAGGCGCGGCTACGGACGAAAAACCCTGATCGGTAG
- a CDS encoding FecR family protein, producing MAVITNETEQDRWREASSEASYWIALSAEEMSADDTARFTEWLATDPLHERAYQDVARFWGALDRIPPEDARQLDQYVEVPVRNPSETVPVESSSTTRLLRKHGRTISGRRLALVAASIVLVLGVWWVAGAFHMTADYRTATGELRSITLDDGTRVDLGPRTALSVAFDAGFRKVTLHEGEAFFQVAPDAARPFEVEAGWGSINALGTAFNVHRYADHVMVMVSEHAVRVATTADPSNGLRLEAGNRVRYDDTGRIGTAEAADTRRELAWKRQRLVFENQPLEDVIEDLNRYRSGWIIVRDSTLKRLSITASVDTGHPDRALRMIEETLPVSSLRITDRVVLLSRGTTFH from the coding sequence ATGGCTGTGATCACGAACGAAACCGAACAAGACCGATGGCGTGAGGCCTCGAGCGAGGCATCGTACTGGATTGCCTTGTCTGCGGAAGAGATGAGCGCGGACGATACGGCCCGATTCACCGAATGGCTGGCAACCGATCCCTTACATGAACGGGCGTATCAGGACGTGGCCCGATTCTGGGGGGCGTTGGATCGCATTCCACCTGAGGATGCCCGGCAGCTCGATCAGTATGTCGAGGTGCCGGTTCGCAACCCCTCAGAGACTGTGCCGGTAGAATCTTCATCCACTACCCGTCTCCTGAGAAAACATGGTCGGACGATCAGCGGCAGGCGACTTGCTCTCGTCGCCGCTTCTATAGTGTTGGTGCTTGGAGTTTGGTGGGTCGCCGGTGCATTCCATATGACGGCGGATTATCGCACTGCCACCGGGGAATTGCGCTCTATCACATTGGATGACGGCACGCGGGTCGATCTTGGACCGCGGACTGCGCTTTCCGTCGCTTTCGATGCCGGCTTTCGTAAGGTCACGCTTCATGAGGGCGAAGCATTTTTCCAGGTGGCGCCGGATGCGGCACGGCCTTTTGAAGTCGAGGCAGGGTGGGGAAGCATCAACGCCCTCGGTACGGCGTTCAATGTGCATCGATACGCCGATCACGTGATGGTCATGGTTTCAGAGCATGCCGTGCGGGTGGCGACGACCGCCGATCCGTCGAATGGACTGCGTCTCGAAGCCGGAAATCGCGTCCGCTACGACGACACGGGTCGCATCGGAACTGCGGAAGCAGCGGATACCCGCCGCGAATTGGCATGGAAACGGCAGCGGCTCGTTTTTGAGAATCAGCCGCTGGAGGATGTCATCGAAGATTTGAATCGTTACCGAAGCGGCTGGATCATCGTCCGAGATAGCACGCTCAAGCGGCTGTCGATCACGGCCTCGGTCGATACGGGTCATCCGGATCGAGCCCTTCGCATGATTGAGGAAACCCTTCCGGTCTCGTCTCTCCGTATTACGGATCGAGTCGTACTGCTGTCCCGCGGCACCACCTTTCACTAA
- a CDS encoding FecR domain-containing protein, which produces MTEEETSRQALDWLIALHDRPDDHDIRERFEVWLTINEANGKAWADAWRLWKLIGETPPAHADAWAPRPASSIQIDSPAVVPDRANRRSSRHIRYWRPAALAAGLAACLFFALPNIRIYWHADHRTGIGESAQVTLSDGSIMHLAADTAVRVIHDPMTRGVELLKGEAFFEVKPDSSRPFQVKASEWTTTVLGTAFDVNLGSQTASVAVEQGNVRVDRTGEGPSVEQSLEVGDWIRVERGRGVTAQGHGQPSQVAAWRLGRLIVKSRSISDVIGELERYHRGVILVTDPRLKSRLVSGVYDLRQPIEALRAVVQPHRAVVREVTPYLIIVSAS; this is translated from the coding sequence ATGACTGAAGAAGAAACGTCCCGGCAGGCGTTGGATTGGCTCATTGCGCTTCACGATCGGCCGGACGATCACGACATACGTGAGCGGTTCGAGGTATGGCTGACTATTAACGAGGCCAACGGAAAAGCCTGGGCCGACGCATGGCGACTGTGGAAGCTGATCGGCGAGACGCCTCCTGCGCATGCCGATGCATGGGCGCCGAGGCCGGCTTCATCGATTCAAATCGATTCACCCGCCGTCGTGCCCGATCGAGCGAACAGACGAAGCAGCCGGCATATTCGCTATTGGCGGCCGGCAGCCCTGGCAGCGGGCCTGGCGGCCTGTTTGTTCTTTGCGCTTCCCAATATTCGAATCTACTGGCACGCCGATCATCGCACGGGAATCGGGGAATCAGCTCAAGTGACGCTCAGCGACGGCAGCATCATGCATCTGGCTGCGGATACGGCCGTTCGCGTAATTCACGATCCGATGACGAGGGGAGTCGAGTTGCTCAAGGGGGAAGCATTCTTCGAGGTCAAGCCGGATTCGTCACGGCCGTTTCAGGTCAAAGCGTCCGAATGGACGACCACGGTCCTCGGCACGGCATTCGACGTCAATCTCGGTTCGCAAACGGCATCCGTCGCGGTCGAGCAAGGAAACGTGCGCGTCGACCGTACCGGTGAGGGTCCTTCAGTAGAGCAGTCGCTGGAGGTTGGAGACTGGATCAGGGTCGAACGGGGTCGCGGCGTCACTGCCCAAGGACATGGCCAACCCTCGCAAGTGGCCGCCTGGCGCCTGGGCAGACTGATCGTGAAAAGCCGGTCTATTAGTGACGTGATCGGCGAACTCGAACGTTATCATCGTGGTGTGATACTCGTGACGGATCCTCGTCTGAAAAGCCGTCTTGTCAGCGGTGTCTATGATCTCCGTCAGCCGATCGAGGCGCTGCGAGCCGTGGTCCAACCACATCGGGCCGTGGTCAGAGAAGTGACGCCGTATCTCATCATTGTCTCCGCTTCGTAG
- a CDS encoding TonB-dependent receptor — MGCLSGLAWAQDQSVRQFDIPAGSLAPALNRFADETSLQLVYDTKLADGRTTAGISGSYTVDQALKLLLVGTGLDYRFANDRTVTLQQAEGSAVIVPPVVATEGTSSGAGMSSQTGQKPVKVPEILVKEVRERDNDTKSYVAEEASTATRTDTPVRDIPQSIQVVTRKIIEEQRAFRLQEALQNVSGITPSFPVTQQFDNIIIRGFQANNNNFFRNGLFDQFNAQSGSDTYNIQRLEVLKGPSAVLYGLGDPGGIINIVTSKPLPDPAYAGNVTLGNFNFYRSEIHGTGPLNADRTLLWRLDVAGQKANSFVDFANRDLMAFAPSITWLMSHKTTLTVQAEYIKRWYNNLAALGVPVEGSVRPNINGEIPRNRFTGFGDFDKNNRTTYRAGYDLTHQFNNNWSVRNAYQYSILESDQIAGFGLALLADQRTLTRGVGTGVESSLNRQHLHSMVTNLVGHFKLLETDHTLLTGVELRQVRQNPVQITNRRSPASDPSLLNLDLFAPSYGVNPLSAPVTTNNLFAGDLKLVGVYIQDQIALLSNLKFIGGVRFDYVYQSSTSGAVASNPSEQTSDSTGVSPRLGLVYQPVEPVSLYTTWMRGYLPNSPGNFNPGGKLFDPERSTLYEIGMKTFFFQNRLSTNLAWFHLTRENLLTPDPFIPGFQVQTGEQRSQGIEFDVTASLAAGWNIIASYAYTDAEVTADNNPTLINKRLALVPYNKATLWSTYHFQEGVLKGFGLGGGVYGYTSRNASIFGPGQVEIPGYVRADAALYYNHDLQVGNWLGAKEVNIALNFRNLLDQRYVEAAGNTTTLFYFAEPRTVLATVGLRF; from the coding sequence ATGGGTTGTCTTTCGGGACTGGCTTGGGCGCAGGATCAATCGGTACGGCAATTCGATATTCCAGCCGGCTCTCTGGCACCGGCTCTGAACCGCTTCGCCGACGAAACCAGTCTGCAACTTGTCTATGACACAAAACTTGCCGATGGCCGTACGACGGCCGGCATCTCCGGGAGCTACACCGTAGACCAGGCGCTCAAGTTGTTGCTTGTGGGGACCGGACTTGATTATCGCTTCGCCAACGACCGAACCGTGACGTTGCAGCAGGCCGAAGGTTCTGCGGTGATCGTACCCCCGGTCGTCGCAACAGAAGGGACTTCATCCGGAGCCGGCATGAGCTCACAGACCGGACAGAAGCCGGTCAAGGTGCCAGAGATTCTCGTGAAAGAAGTGCGAGAGCGTGACAACGACACAAAATCGTATGTGGCCGAAGAGGCGAGCACGGCCACACGAACCGATACCCCAGTTCGCGATATCCCGCAGTCCATTCAAGTGGTCACGAGAAAAATCATTGAAGAGCAGCGGGCTTTTCGACTACAGGAAGCATTGCAAAACGTCAGCGGAATCACACCTTCTTTCCCAGTCACTCAGCAATTCGACAATATTATTATTCGCGGTTTTCAAGCGAACAATAATAATTTCTTCCGGAATGGTCTATTTGATCAGTTCAATGCGCAGTCAGGTTCGGATACTTACAATATCCAACGTCTCGAAGTGTTAAAGGGGCCATCGGCGGTGCTTTATGGCTTGGGGGATCCAGGAGGAATTATCAATATCGTAACGAGCAAGCCGCTGCCTGACCCTGCGTATGCTGGCAACGTCACGTTGGGGAATTTTAATTTCTACCGGTCAGAGATCCATGGGACAGGTCCGCTCAACGCTGACAGGACACTCTTATGGCGATTAGATGTTGCGGGGCAGAAAGCTAACAGTTTCGTCGATTTCGCCAACCGTGACTTGATGGCCTTCGCGCCATCAATCACATGGCTCATGAGTCACAAAACTACCCTAACGGTACAGGCCGAATACATTAAGCGCTGGTACAACAATCTGGCAGCGCTTGGCGTACCAGTAGAAGGTTCTGTCCGACCAAACATTAATGGAGAAATTCCAAGAAATCGTTTTACAGGCTTCGGCGATTTCGATAAGAACAATCGGACCACCTATCGAGCGGGGTATGATCTCACTCATCAATTCAACAACAATTGGTCAGTTCGGAACGCATATCAATATTCCATTCTGGAAAGTGATCAAATCGCAGGATTTGGGCTGGCTTTGTTAGCAGACCAGCGTACTCTCACTCGAGGTGTAGGTACGGGAGTGGAATCTAGTCTCAATCGGCAACATCTACACAGCATGGTGACCAATCTCGTAGGGCATTTCAAACTGCTCGAAACTGACCACACGCTCTTGACTGGGGTTGAACTGAGGCAAGTCCGGCAAAATCCTGTACAGATAACGAACCGCCGGAGTCCCGCTTCAGATCCGAGTCTTCTGAACCTTGACCTCTTTGCCCCAAGCTACGGGGTGAATCCGTTAAGTGCGCCCGTCACTACGAATAATCTCTTTGCAGGGGATCTTAAGCTCGTAGGAGTGTATATCCAGGACCAGATCGCGCTGTTGTCGAATCTCAAGTTCATCGGGGGGGTACGATTCGACTATGTGTATCAGTCTTCGACATCAGGTGCGGTTGCATCGAATCCTTCCGAACAGACATCGGACAGTACAGGGGTTAGTCCGAGACTTGGACTCGTGTATCAGCCAGTCGAACCTGTTTCGCTATATACGACCTGGATGAGAGGGTACCTGCCGAATTCTCCAGGCAATTTCAATCCCGGCGGAAAGCTATTCGATCCAGAGCGGTCCACATTGTATGAGATCGGGATGAAAACATTTTTCTTTCAAAATCGTCTTTCAACAAATTTGGCTTGGTTCCACTTAACAAGAGAAAACTTGCTGACGCCTGACCCATTTATACCGGGTTTCCAAGTTCAAACCGGAGAGCAGCGAAGTCAAGGTATTGAATTTGACGTTACAGCGAGTTTAGCCGCCGGTTGGAACATAATAGCGAGCTATGCATATACGGATGCAGAGGTGACAGCCGACAATAATCCAACCCTAATTAACAAGAGGCTAGCACTGGTGCCCTATAATAAAGCGACCCTTTGGTCGACGTATCACTTTCAAGAGGGAGTCCTAAAGGGTTTCGGTCTTGGCGGAGGCGTATATGGGTATACAAGTCGCAATGCTTCGATCTTTGGGCCAGGGCAAGTTGAAATACCAGGGTATGTACGGGCAGATGCGGCACTGTACTACAATCACGACCTTCAGGTCGGGAATTGGCTAGGAGCTAAGGAAGTCAATATTGCGCTAAATTTCAGAAATCTACTCGATCAACGATATGTGGAGGCTGCTGGGAACACTACGACTTTATTTTACTTTGCGGAGCCCCGTACCGTGCTGGCCACGGTGGGGCTGAGATTTTGA
- a CDS encoding TonB-dependent siderophore receptor, with protein sequence MNNVAGLRGSKNGIRIASMRWPAIWGFTVLMMIWIAAAFAEPLSDQSPRSFEIPPQSLSSALLQFSEATNQELMVDASLTQGLQSQGVSGEHTPAAALSAILAGTGLTYLLTGSGAMTVIKAPVPAATPGSPSSELPGDTSRAANQKPVKVPEILVKDVRARDDYSTYAPSESTTGTKTETPITEVPQSISIITRKEMDARAVTSVADAVRYTPGVQAEGFGFDSRGFDWFFMRGFDALATNDYRDGLRQVGRNFTFFRTEAFGLERVEVLRGPSSMLFGQGDAGGVINRVSKLPSLDAPREVRLRLGNFDQKQLALDVGGAATDSGSLLYRFVGVGLDTDTQDRYSSSSTVENRRLYIAPSVTWNVTNKTSLTVLGDVLINRTPGFSFSGTPPDYTTNLRFLTGDPSYSKFNQDQYTAGYRFEHRFDSVWTLRQHMRHGQVNVVYHRLDGDDLDADGRTILRSAANFNDRLQQYALDTQLIAKYDFGITEHTTMAGVDWWRADATTQQYQDAAPSLDLLVPFYGQVIPTPTTPVMNIKQNVQQLGFYLQEQMKIDRHWLLTLGLRHDRTSVDSDDRLTATEQTQRNNAFTYRAGLTYLTDFGLAPYVSYTESFLPQIGTDVNGKPFDPTRGKQYEAGMKYRLSSFPALFIVAFYDLTKTNVLTQDPTTPLFSRETGRIRSRGIETEAKASLAEGLDLTLAYTFNDMQVTESNDVDLGKRPVIVPKHMASGWLDYTLQQGLLTGFGGGAGVRYIGSRYNDLENLSIMPSYTLVDAAVHYSRGPWYYALNASNLLNTDYLATCSGGCYRGFERMVIATVRYRW encoded by the coding sequence GTGAACAATGTTGCAGGTCTGAGAGGGTCGAAGAACGGGATACGAATTGCTTCAATGAGATGGCCGGCCATCTGGGGATTTACCGTCCTCATGATGATCTGGATTGCCGCGGCGTTTGCAGAACCGCTTTCCGATCAATCGCCTCGGTCGTTTGAGATTCCTCCACAGTCGCTTTCCTCAGCCTTGCTCCAATTTTCCGAAGCGACCAATCAGGAATTGATGGTTGATGCGTCGCTGACACAAGGCCTGCAAAGCCAGGGGGTCAGTGGTGAGCATACGCCAGCGGCCGCATTATCCGCCATTCTGGCAGGGACCGGTCTGACCTATCTCTTGACCGGCAGCGGCGCCATGACGGTGATCAAAGCTCCTGTTCCTGCTGCCACCCCGGGATCTCCTTCGTCGGAACTGCCTGGCGACACGTCCCGCGCGGCAAATCAAAAACCCGTCAAGGTACCAGAAATTCTGGTCAAGGATGTGCGAGCACGCGACGACTACTCGACGTATGCGCCATCAGAGAGCACGACCGGGACCAAGACCGAGACACCGATCACCGAAGTGCCGCAATCGATTTCGATCATTACCCGCAAGGAGATGGATGCACGTGCCGTGACGAGCGTGGCCGATGCCGTGCGCTATACGCCGGGCGTTCAAGCCGAAGGGTTCGGGTTCGATAGTCGAGGCTTTGACTGGTTTTTCATGCGCGGCTTCGACGCGTTGGCAACCAACGACTACCGAGACGGCCTTCGCCAGGTGGGGAGGAATTTCACATTTTTTAGAACGGAGGCCTTCGGTTTGGAGCGAGTGGAGGTCTTGCGCGGACCCTCATCGATGCTGTTCGGGCAAGGTGATGCGGGCGGCGTCATCAATCGAGTCAGCAAGCTGCCCAGTCTCGATGCTCCGCGTGAGGTCCGATTGCGACTTGGCAATTTCGATCAGAAGCAGCTCGCCTTGGACGTGGGGGGAGCTGCGACCGACAGCGGATCGTTGTTGTACCGTTTTGTCGGCGTCGGGTTGGATACGGACACGCAAGATAGATATAGCAGCAGCAGTACGGTTGAAAATCGGCGCCTCTATATTGCGCCGTCCGTGACCTGGAACGTCACGAACAAGACTTCTCTCACCGTGCTGGGCGATGTCCTGATCAATCGCACTCCCGGGTTCAGCTTTAGCGGCACACCGCCGGATTATACGACCAACCTGCGATTTCTGACGGGAGACCCGAGTTACAGCAAGTTCAATCAGGATCAATACACGGCCGGGTACCGGTTCGAACACCGCTTCGACTCCGTCTGGACATTACGGCAGCATATGCGGCACGGGCAGGTCAACGTGGTGTATCACCGCCTCGATGGCGATGATTTGGATGCGGACGGCAGGACGATCCTTCGATCTGCCGCGAACTTCAATGATCGTCTTCAACAATACGCGCTCGATACGCAGTTGATCGCCAAGTATGACTTTGGCATCACTGAGCACACGACAATGGCAGGCGTCGATTGGTGGCGGGCCGATGCCACCACCCAGCAATACCAAGACGCGGCGCCGAGCCTGGACCTCCTGGTGCCGTTCTATGGGCAGGTGATTCCGACTCCGACCACACCCGTCATGAACATCAAACAAAACGTGCAACAACTCGGCTTCTATTTGCAGGAACAGATGAAGATCGACCGGCACTGGTTGCTCACATTGGGGCTTCGGCACGATCGAACGTCGGTCGATTCGGACGATCGGTTGACCGCAACCGAACAGACACAGCGGAACAATGCGTTCACGTACCGGGCGGGACTGACCTACCTGACCGACTTCGGGTTGGCGCCGTATGTCAGCTATACCGAGTCCTTCTTGCCGCAAATCGGTACGGATGTGAACGGTAAGCCGTTCGATCCGACGCGTGGGAAGCAATACGAAGCCGGCATGAAGTACCGGCTGTCGTCGTTCCCGGCTTTGTTCATCGTCGCGTTCTACGACCTGACCAAGACCAATGTCTTAACGCAGGACCCGACGACGCCGCTCTTCTCGCGGGAGACCGGACGAATCCGGTCACGCGGTATCGAAACGGAGGCCAAGGCTTCGCTGGCGGAAGGGTTGGATCTGACGCTCGCGTATACGTTCAACGACATGCAGGTGACCGAAAGCAATGATGTCGATCTTGGGAAGCGGCCGGTCATCGTGCCAAAACACATGGCGTCGGGGTGGCTTGATTACACTTTGCAACAAGGCCTGCTGACTGGATTCGGAGGCGGCGCGGGGGTCCGGTACATCGGCTCACGATACAACGATCTGGAAAATCTTTCGATTATGCCGTCCTATACTCTGGTCGACGCCGCTGTGCATTACAGCCGCGGCCCATGGTATTACGCGCTGAATGCGAGCAATCTGCTCAATACTGATTATCTCGCTACCTGTTCGGGGGGCTGTTATCGTGGCTTTGAGCGCATGGTCATCGCCACGGTCCGATACAGGTGGTAG
- a CDS encoding sigma-70 family RNA polymerase sigma factor, with protein MGNSADHPLLDPFLGCYDELARFLTRKLGCKDLAAELVHETYLRITRIAPSEQIANPRAFFFRMAANLAIDHQRKASYRTTCDIDGEMPLETADHRPTAEAVVFGKQQVDLLIQAVGELPPKCREVFILHKFKHLSYADIAERLDISRSTVVKHMVKALDYCKRRVEGDL; from the coding sequence ATGGGCAATTCAGCCGACCATCCGCTGCTCGATCCGTTTCTCGGTTGCTATGACGAGCTGGCTCGCTTTCTTACGCGTAAGTTAGGCTGCAAAGATCTCGCGGCCGAACTTGTTCACGAGACGTATCTCCGCATCACTCGAATCGCGCCGTCTGAACAGATCGCGAATCCTCGCGCGTTCTTCTTCAGGATGGCGGCCAATCTGGCCATCGACCACCAACGCAAAGCGAGCTACCGAACCACCTGTGACATTGACGGGGAGATGCCGCTTGAAACCGCGGACCATCGCCCGACGGCTGAGGCCGTGGTCTTCGGGAAGCAGCAGGTCGACCTGTTGATACAGGCGGTCGGCGAACTGCCGCCAAAATGCCGGGAAGTCTTCATCTTGCATAAATTCAAGCACTTGAGTTATGCCGACATTGCCGAGCGTCTCGACATTTCAAGAAGCACGGTGGTCAAACACATGGTGAAGGCGTTGGACTATTGCAAACGCAGGGTCGAGGGAGACCTGTAG